The following are from one region of the uncultured Hyphomonas sp. genome:
- a CDS encoding M1 family metallopeptidase, which translates to MRYLAASLLLLLAACVQPSAFGPQIRAVPMDDLRAAAPAGRLSGVAQPVAYRVEMTVDPRETTFAGHVEIDVNLEASAPGIWLHGADLDVSSVTVTAGGETRPASWTEVDPTGVVWVGFPNRVHSGGITLDIDYTAAFDANLAGLFRVEEKGEAYALAKSESIQARRFLPSFDEPGFKAPFDITLIVPEDMLAIGNTPVASRVPDKPGFDRVTFLPTRPLSTYLLSVAVGNFEKVPAGTIPVNAMRDWPVPLTGYARAGKGEELGAILSITPAIVEFFEEALEQPYPYEKLDIIAAPQWPSGATELAAAITYRESRILANEMSGALFLRSMKSVHAHELSHMWFGDLVTPPWWNDLWLKEGIASWAEPAVLSTLEPDGGYDIQAVADAIAAMRLDSLSSARAVAQPITENADIRNAYDAITYNKGQAILSMVDAWFGPEQFRPALGRYIAEYADGSADSAEFFRAIGRTTGNPDIGRSMKTFVTQNGVPLLETELQCTSIGAKVVLEQSRYRPLGSEADPDRHWIIPVCVSWHEGDESGRSCTLLKAPRQVMPLEGATCPDAYHPNANGTGYYRFNLAGDGWDRLIAVLPGLPAAEALTAIDSAEADFDAGKMDAATLRQVLTAGVQHEDAAVVSAVLGIYADLMEQLDDAPGLRADAEAASVRLHAQMMGEGEDPELETSLVEFDATILKQEDARAGLAAKMDTWISDPDADESLSSDLYASGLLVLLDQGGQAAYDRVLTANDEIDNPAFGQSVAIALGSVTDPDQAARTRGLIASAALGPRETYTMALLQMRTPETREAMWTYLEDNFPAFLNAIPAQWKRRTPRLGSYFCDAEGLDALNALFAEYGDLAEGHERELSLAREKIQLCMARKAATQADLEAAFAAAP; encoded by the coding sequence AGAGCTGCGGCGCCAGCCGGCCGGCTTTCCGGCGTGGCCCAGCCCGTGGCCTACCGGGTGGAGATGACGGTCGATCCGCGGGAGACGACCTTCGCCGGGCATGTCGAGATTGACGTCAATCTGGAGGCCTCTGCGCCGGGGATCTGGTTGCACGGGGCGGATCTCGACGTGTCTTCGGTCACGGTGACGGCAGGCGGCGAGACCCGGCCGGCCAGCTGGACCGAAGTGGACCCGACCGGCGTGGTCTGGGTCGGTTTTCCGAACCGAGTTCATTCGGGCGGTATTACACTCGACATCGACTATACCGCCGCCTTCGACGCGAACCTCGCCGGGCTGTTCCGGGTGGAGGAAAAGGGCGAAGCCTATGCGTTGGCCAAGTCCGAAAGCATCCAGGCGCGCCGCTTCCTGCCGAGTTTTGACGAGCCGGGCTTCAAGGCGCCGTTCGATATCACGCTGATCGTGCCGGAAGACATGCTGGCCATCGGCAACACGCCGGTCGCCTCGCGGGTTCCGGACAAGCCGGGCTTTGACCGCGTGACCTTCCTGCCCACCCGGCCGCTGTCGACCTATCTCCTGTCGGTCGCCGTCGGTAATTTCGAGAAGGTCCCCGCCGGGACGATCCCGGTGAATGCGATGCGCGACTGGCCTGTGCCGCTGACGGGCTATGCCCGCGCAGGCAAGGGCGAGGAGCTGGGGGCCATCCTTTCCATCACGCCGGCCATCGTGGAATTCTTCGAAGAGGCGCTGGAACAGCCCTATCCTTATGAAAAGCTGGATATCATCGCCGCGCCGCAATGGCCGTCGGGCGCGACCGAACTCGCCGCCGCGATCACCTACCGGGAAAGCCGCATCCTCGCCAATGAGATGTCCGGCGCCCTGTTCCTGCGGTCGATGAAAAGTGTGCACGCGCATGAGCTGTCGCACATGTGGTTCGGCGATCTCGTCACCCCGCCCTGGTGGAACGATCTCTGGCTGAAGGAAGGCATTGCCAGCTGGGCTGAGCCGGCCGTGCTCAGCACGCTGGAACCGGATGGCGGCTATGACATCCAGGCGGTCGCCGATGCGATTGCCGCCATGCGGCTGGACAGCCTGTCCAGTGCCCGCGCCGTGGCCCAGCCGATCACGGAGAATGCGGATATCCGCAATGCTTATGATGCAATCACCTACAACAAGGGACAGGCCATACTGAGCATGGTGGATGCGTGGTTCGGGCCGGAGCAGTTCCGTCCGGCGCTGGGCAGATATATCGCCGAATATGCCGACGGCTCCGCCGACAGCGCGGAGTTCTTCCGCGCCATTGGGCGGACAACGGGCAATCCGGATATCGGCCGGTCGATGAAGACATTCGTGACCCAGAATGGCGTGCCGCTGCTGGAGACAGAGCTTCAGTGCACAAGCATTGGCGCAAAAGTCGTCCTTGAGCAGAGCCGCTATCGCCCGCTGGGCTCCGAAGCGGACCCGGATCGCCACTGGATTATCCCGGTCTGTGTCTCCTGGCACGAAGGAGATGAGTCAGGCCGGTCCTGCACGCTTCTGAAGGCGCCCCGGCAGGTCATGCCGCTGGAGGGCGCGACATGCCCGGACGCCTACCACCCGAATGCCAATGGCACAGGCTATTACCGGTTCAATCTTGCGGGTGACGGCTGGGACAGGCTGATCGCCGTCCTGCCCGGTCTGCCGGCCGCCGAAGCGCTGACCGCCATCGATAGCGCCGAGGCGGACTTCGATGCCGGGAAGATGGATGCCGCCACGCTGCGCCAGGTGCTCACCGCCGGGGTACAGCACGAGGATGCCGCCGTCGTCTCCGCCGTACTGGGCATCTATGCGGATCTGATGGAGCAACTGGACGATGCGCCCGGCCTGCGCGCCGACGCGGAGGCGGCATCTGTCCGGCTGCACGCGCAGATGATGGGTGAGGGCGAAGACCCGGAACTGGAGACCAGCCTGGTAGAGTTCGATGCCACGATCCTGAAACAGGAAGATGCCCGGGCAGGCCTTGCCGCGAAAATGGACACGTGGATCAGCGATCCGGATGCGGATGAAAGCCTGTCCAGCGACCTCTATGCATCAGGACTTCTCGTCCTGCTGGATCAGGGCGGGCAGGCCGCATATGACCGTGTGCTGACGGCCAATGACGAGATCGACAATCCGGCCTTCGGCCAGTCTGTCGCCATCGCGCTGGGCAGTGTGACGGATCCGGATCAGGCCGCCCGCACGCGGGGCCTGATCGCCTCTGCTGCGCTTGGCCCGCGGGAAACCTACACCATGGCCCTGCTGCAGATGAGAACGCCGGAAACGCGTGAGGCGATGTGGACGTATCTGGAAGACAATTTCCCGGCCTTCCTGAATGCCATTCCGGCCCAGTGGAAGCGCCGCACGCCGCGGCTCGGATCCTATTTTTGCGATGCCGAAGGCCTCGATGCGCTGAACGCCCTGTTCGCAGAATATGGTGATCTCGCCGAAGGACATGAACGCGAACTGTCGCTGGCGCGGGAGAAGATCCAGCTCTGCATGGCCCGGAAAGCTGCGACGCAGGCAGACCTGGAGGCGGCCTTCGCCGCCGCCCCCTAG